In Devosia sp. 1566, a single genomic region encodes these proteins:
- a CDS encoding succinylglutamate desuccinylase/aspartoacylase family protein — MEEIIIGSARSSAAGTTTGWLQVASLTDGSPVNAPVVIKRGAQDGPVLWLHGCVHGDEYCGTFVIHEFLNSIDTDTLKGTVVAIPVLNVSAFQSKRRMSPFEGFNGGDLNRQFPGSTDGSLTQQIAHELYAPLKQYADVLIDFHTALTPDVRWALFPKVEGEVGKLSERVAHAFGYRDTLPAPTDILVGSAFMQAPKDGIASFIAEVGGKGRSFTQDRVTDAAERLNNVLRALGMIEGDVTDYGPMTYFSNFDWVTATQGGLFERSIKCGDPVAKGDVIGKFYNGHGQFQGDAISPNSGIVLAIHSGPVMASGETLIHIGLDPQPAPRLS; from the coding sequence CGGCACCACGACGGGCTGGTTGCAAGTCGCCTCGCTGACCGACGGATCGCCGGTCAACGCGCCGGTTGTCATCAAGCGCGGCGCACAGGATGGTCCCGTGCTATGGCTGCATGGCTGTGTGCATGGCGACGAATATTGCGGCACCTTCGTCATCCACGAATTCCTCAACAGCATCGACACCGATACGCTCAAGGGAACCGTGGTCGCCATTCCGGTGCTCAATGTGAGCGCCTTCCAGAGCAAGCGCCGCATGAGCCCCTTCGAGGGTTTCAACGGGGGCGACCTCAACCGGCAGTTTCCCGGTTCTACCGACGGCAGCCTGACCCAGCAGATCGCCCACGAACTCTATGCGCCGCTCAAGCAATATGCCGACGTGCTGATCGATTTTCACACGGCCCTGACGCCGGATGTTCGTTGGGCATTGTTCCCCAAGGTCGAGGGTGAGGTCGGCAAGCTCTCGGAGCGGGTGGCGCATGCTTTCGGTTATCGCGACACCTTGCCGGCGCCCACCGACATCCTGGTTGGTTCGGCCTTTATGCAGGCGCCCAAGGATGGCATCGCTAGCTTCATTGCCGAGGTCGGTGGAAAAGGACGTTCGTTCACCCAGGATCGGGTGACCGATGCAGCCGAGCGACTCAACAATGTGCTGCGCGCCCTAGGCATGATCGAGGGGGACGTCACCGACTATGGTCCGATGACCTATTTCTCGAACTTCGACTGGGTTACCGCGACACAGGGCGGCCTGTTCGAGCGGTCTATCAAGTGTGGTGATCCGGTTGCCAAGGGTGACGTGATCGGCAAATTCTATAACGGGCATGGACAGTTCCAGGGCGATGCAATCAGCCCCAATTCCGGCATCGTGCTGGCAATCCATTCTGGGCCGGTCATGGCGTCTGGCGAGACATTGATCCATATCGGTCTTGATCCACAGCCAGCGCCGCGCCTGAGCTAG